A stretch of the Pseudalkalibacillus hwajinpoensis genome encodes the following:
- a CDS encoding efflux RND transporter periplasmic adaptor subunit, which produces MKKALFLVSMLVFASACTTQEITNEETSNEPIPVEVATAQQKNISNELELAGQATPGVTIPLAAPSPLEVKEINVTVGSTVEKGDLIASLDDSTARENVNQLTNAVNELEKAVSQAQELSGQAEKSAQELKNLQSELNASLERSKQLLNELDSEEVTAADVLKESLEVTIKQAQLSQAAAQVPSMSAGNVTQLETQLSETKASLNQARDVLNATTIESPINGIVSQINAEENAAAVPSTPLAVVVNLNPIKAAFQVNSFQITQLQKDQEVKITFDGVDGSFDGKLKATPPTANEQTGSFLIEIPIENKDLKIKGGMKATATIQTDVIENAVTVPKDAIIYGDDETYVYAPQGKKVKQVNVELGAETDESIQITNGLSKGDKVITKGKDRLNEASEIQVQK; this is translated from the coding sequence ATGAAAAAGGCTCTGTTTCTTGTAAGTATGCTCGTCTTTGCAAGCGCTTGTACGACACAGGAAATTACAAATGAAGAAACTTCAAATGAACCGATTCCAGTTGAAGTCGCTACTGCTCAGCAAAAAAACATTTCGAATGAACTTGAATTAGCCGGACAAGCTACTCCTGGAGTGACGATCCCGCTCGCTGCCCCTTCCCCGCTCGAGGTAAAAGAAATTAACGTGACTGTTGGGAGCACTGTGGAAAAAGGTGATCTCATTGCTTCTCTCGACGATTCTACAGCGAGAGAAAATGTCAACCAGCTAACGAATGCGGTCAATGAGCTTGAAAAAGCCGTTAGCCAGGCTCAAGAATTGTCTGGACAAGCAGAAAAAAGTGCTCAAGAGTTAAAGAATCTTCAATCTGAATTAAATGCGTCACTCGAACGATCTAAGCAGCTACTTAATGAACTTGATTCAGAAGAAGTGACAGCTGCTGATGTTTTAAAGGAAAGTCTTGAAGTAACCATAAAGCAGGCACAATTATCCCAAGCTGCAGCCCAGGTTCCTTCAATGTCAGCAGGTAATGTGACACAGCTTGAAACACAGTTGTCCGAAACGAAAGCTAGCCTTAACCAGGCAAGGGACGTTCTAAATGCAACTACAATTGAATCACCTATAAATGGGATCGTTTCTCAAATCAATGCTGAAGAAAATGCTGCAGCAGTGCCAAGCACCCCGCTTGCGGTCGTCGTTAATTTAAATCCGATTAAAGCTGCCTTTCAAGTAAATAGCTTTCAAATTACACAGTTACAAAAAGATCAGGAAGTGAAGATCACTTTTGACGGTGTCGATGGTTCTTTTGATGGGAAGTTAAAAGCGACCCCACCTACAGCAAATGAACAAACGGGTTCATTTCTAATTGAGATTCCAATTGAAAACAAAGATTTGAAAATCAAAGGTGGTATGAAAGCAACTGCGACCATACAAACAGATGTCATAGAGAACGCTGTAACTGTCCCTAAGGATGCAATTATCTATGGTGATGATGAAACGTATGTTTACGCACCACAAGGAAAGAAAGTGAAACAAGTTAACGTCGAGCTCGGAGCAGAGACTGATGAAAGCATCCAAATTACAAACGGTCTCTCAAAAGGTGATAAAGTCATCACTAAAGGTAAAGATCGTTTAAACGAAGCATCTGAAATCCAGGTACAGAAGTGA
- a CDS encoding HD domain-containing protein, translating into MRNVTLTDIYQLPFARKYLKRAGLAHAITVAKHAYHFASEHDVNPDLATKAALLHDIGHYTWYRNGKWDYNLYKQNDIHAIKGAERAHKMLIRLGENPVSAKEIAVAILFHTDSYFMGTVNRNALQEVVAMADEADEEPGGNHHYKVISEEEARNELAALDHLIEQSLNNQKEWQQSV; encoded by the coding sequence ATGAGAAACGTAACACTAACTGATATCTATCAACTACCATTTGCACGAAAGTATCTAAAACGCGCTGGATTGGCTCATGCGATTACTGTGGCCAAACACGCTTATCATTTCGCGAGTGAACATGATGTCAATCCTGATCTTGCTACTAAAGCAGCATTACTTCATGATATAGGTCACTATACATGGTACCGAAATGGAAAATGGGATTATAACTTATATAAACAAAATGATATTCATGCGATCAAAGGGGCTGAGCGTGCTCACAAAATGCTGATACGTCTTGGTGAAAATCCAGTTTCAGCAAAGGAAATTGCCGTCGCCATCCTATTCCACACGGATTCCTACTTTATGGGAACTGTAAACCGTAATGCTCTTCAAGAAGTAGTGGCAATGGCTGATGAAGCGGACGAAGAACCTGGTGGTAATCACCACTATAAAGTTATCTCTGAAGAAGAAGCGAGAAATGAGCTCGCTGCACTCGATCACTTGATTGAACAGAGCTTGAACAATCAAAAGGAGTGGCAGCAAAGTGTTTAA
- the opp3b gene encoding oligopeptide ABC transporter permease encodes MGRYIGGRIISMLITFLIIASLTFFLMKLLPGTPFNNQDKLTETQIVQLNDKYGLNDPVPVQYFNYMKNLISGDLGVSFQQDGREVSTIIGERIGPSAYLGLQSLVVGTIIGLFLGIIAALRHNSFLDYGTMVIAVLGISIPNFVIAGLMQYWLGVKWQLLPVAYWDGFAYTIMPTIAIASIVVATIARFMRTEMLEVLGQDYITTAKAKGLSSTAVVIRHTIRNASIPIITIMGPLVVGLMTGTLVIEQIFVIPGLGEKFVNSILTNDFPIIMGTTLFFSLLFIVVILIVDIMYGIIDPRIRLAGGKS; translated from the coding sequence GTGGGACGTTATATTGGCGGAAGGATCATTTCAATGTTGATTACCTTCCTAATCATTGCTTCGCTAACATTTTTTCTTATGAAGCTTCTCCCTGGTACACCGTTTAACAACCAGGATAAGCTAACAGAAACACAAATTGTGCAGTTGAATGATAAATATGGTTTGAATGATCCAGTTCCTGTACAGTATTTCAATTATATGAAAAACTTAATTTCAGGTGACCTCGGTGTTTCCTTCCAGCAGGATGGCCGTGAAGTGTCTACAATTATCGGTGAACGTATTGGACCATCTGCTTATTTAGGACTTCAATCATTAGTAGTTGGAACAATCATTGGTCTTTTTCTTGGAATCATTGCAGCACTAAGACACAATTCATTCCTAGATTATGGCACGATGGTTATCGCAGTTCTTGGTATTTCAATTCCAAACTTCGTTATCGCTGGCCTAATGCAATACTGGTTGGGGGTTAAGTGGCAGTTGTTACCGGTAGCTTACTGGGATGGCTTCGCTTATACAATCATGCCAACGATTGCAATTGCTTCGATTGTTGTCGCAACAATAGCTCGTTTTATGAGAACAGAAATGCTAGAAGTTCTCGGACAGGACTATATTACAACAGCGAAGGCAAAAGGCTTAAGTAGCACAGCGGTTGTTATTAGACATACAATCCGTAATGCTTCTATACCTATCATTACTATTATGGGACCACTGGTTGTAGGTCTAATGACAGGTACTCTAGTAATTGAGCAAATCTTCGTCATACCAGGACTTGGTGAGAAGTTTGTTAACTCGATTTTAACAAATGATTTCCCAATTATTATGGGTACAACGCTTTTCTTTAGTTTACTATTTATAGTTGTAATTTTAATAGTAGACATTATGTATGGGATTATTGATCCACGAATTCGTCTAGCGGGAGGTAAAAGTTAA
- a CDS encoding GNAT family N-acetyltransferase, translating into MNWYEKLKQYFPIEEMKSKEHMDLLLEEKGDIYNKDEGPHHVLMYADLPDFIFVDYIFVSKDARGQGLGKKLIEELKGKNKPIILEVEPVDYDETDTEKRQRFYLREGFKHAKSIGYRRRSLATNEINEMEILFWSPNEAGEKEIYEAMKHTYQEIHTYKDMQLYGESYQPVEEVLSLKEDKELIEE; encoded by the coding sequence ATGAACTGGTATGAGAAGCTGAAGCAATATTTCCCCATTGAAGAGATGAAATCAAAAGAGCATATGGACTTACTGCTTGAAGAAAAAGGTGACATTTACAATAAGGACGAGGGACCGCACCATGTTCTAATGTATGCCGATCTTCCTGATTTCATATTCGTGGATTATATTTTCGTTTCCAAGGATGCCAGAGGTCAGGGGCTAGGAAAGAAATTAATTGAAGAACTTAAAGGAAAGAATAAGCCAATTATCCTCGAGGTAGAGCCTGTTGATTATGATGAAACGGATACTGAAAAAAGACAGCGCTTTTATTTGAGAGAAGGATTTAAACACGCGAAGTCAATTGGCTACCGAAGAAGATCTCTTGCTACAAACGAGATCAATGAAATGGAAATTCTTTTCTGGTCTCCAAACGAAGCTGGTGAGAAAGAAATTTACGAAGCGATGAAGCATACGTATCAGGAGATTCATACTTACAAAGATATGCAGTTGTATGGTGAGTCTTATCAGCCTGTTGAGGAAGTACTGAGTCTTAAAGAAGATAAGGAACTCATTGAAGAGTAA
- a CDS encoding ABC transporter ATP-binding protein — protein MSSQEKLLEIKNLKQHFKVGKSTVKAVDGLTFDIYKGETFGLVGESGCGKSTTGRTIIRLYDATDGEVRFNGEDVHGKKSAKDLKKFNQKMQMIFQDPYASLNPRMTVSDIIAEGIDIHGLATSKKARMDKVVELLETVGLNKEHANRYPHEFSGGQRQRIGIARALAVDPEFIIADEPISALDVSIQAQVVNLMKKLQREKGLTYLFIAHDLSMVKYISDRIGVMYRGQIVELAESEELYRNPLHPYTQSLLSAIPLPDPEYERSRKRKVYDPDKHLPENGEERVLREVVEGHWIACTEEEYQKYQVTV, from the coding sequence ATGTCTAGTCAAGAAAAACTTCTAGAAATTAAAAACTTAAAGCAGCATTTTAAAGTAGGTAAAAGCACAGTAAAAGCTGTTGATGGCTTAACTTTTGATATTTATAAAGGCGAGACGTTCGGTCTAGTTGGAGAGTCTGGTTGTGGAAAATCCACAACTGGACGTACTATTATTCGACTATACGACGCAACTGACGGTGAAGTTCGATTTAATGGAGAAGATGTGCACGGCAAGAAATCTGCGAAAGATCTTAAGAAATTTAATCAAAAGATGCAGATGATCTTCCAAGATCCATACGCTTCATTGAATCCGAGAATGACCGTTTCTGATATTATTGCTGAAGGCATTGATATTCACGGTCTTGCAACGTCTAAGAAAGCTCGTATGGACAAAGTGGTTGAACTTCTTGAAACAGTAGGATTGAACAAAGAACATGCAAACCGCTACCCTCACGAATTTAGTGGCGGGCAAAGACAGCGTATCGGAATCGCTCGTGCTCTTGCGGTTGATCCAGAATTTATTATTGCGGATGAACCTATTTCTGCTCTAGACGTTTCGATTCAAGCACAGGTTGTTAACTTGATGAAGAAACTTCAAAGAGAAAAAGGCTTAACGTATTTGTTTATTGCGCATGACCTTTCTATGGTGAAATACATTAGTGATCGTATTGGTGTTATGTATCGTGGCCAAATCGTTGAGCTTGCTGAAAGTGAAGAGCTTTATCGAAACCCACTACATCCCTATACGCAGTCTCTTCTATCTGCGATTCCACTTCCGGATCCAGAGTATGAGCGCTCTAGAAAACGTAAAGTTTATGACCCAGATAAGCACCTTCCTGAAAATGGAGAAGAACGAGTTCTTCGTGAAGTAGTGGAAGGACACTGGATCGCTTGTACTGAAGAAGAGTACCAAAAGTACCAAGTAACAGTTTAA
- a CDS encoding efflux RND transporter permease subunit encodes MNIAKLSVFRPIAMGMVIIFILIIGTVSLRNMPVDLFPDLTFPVAAVTVTYDGAGPEEVENLLASPLENVMGTLPNVESISSVSQNGGALILVSFEWGTDMDFATLNMREQIDAVRDSLPSEVPIPKVLRFNPSDIPIMQLGVAGSEEDLTAVKKVIEDQIKPSLDSVPGVAAVTIEGQLEKEIRLTADPDKLSQYGVTLTNLQQLIGSENLNLPSGSIETENKNLPLRVTGEFKSVDDLKNLSVPTQNGTVKLNQLVEIEEMMKPAVQESFLNGEPAIGFSIQKQSGANTVQVVKQINEKLEEIQPSLPESMEIKTVFDQAKFINQSIRAVVWNIIIGSLLAAAVLYLFLRNIRSTLIIGLSIPISIVGAFILMYFSGQTINLLTLGGLALGVGMMVDNSIVILENIYRLRQEGKSLKEAAVDGTKEVGSAIIASTLTTVVVFLPIVFVTGLAAQLFKPLALAVTFSLLASLFTALIIVPLLSSLLMNRNESKSIFQLKFDRVNNWYRRVLDKTLSHPKKTIGFTVLLLAISAAGTPFIGTEFLPAQDQSFVNISANLPAGSSLDATETVTEEIDNVLKSIPEVDLSYLTAGGTDNFSVGAGSQTNRASYSVLLVPINERDQSDLEVAEDIRKKLKGIPNADISVSASDSGFSADPISINIIGPELDVLKELSDDVMESLSEVDGVREPTSSIESNNPEVQILIDREKAASYGIGSSQISTTISNATKGLVASNLARDGNQLDIRLAVEDKYTDSLDSLSSLLIETQTGEKIPLSAVAEIKRGLGPSEITRSDRLRQVEVTASLLGRDLGTVTDEIREKLVKDVPLPGNSYKITFGGQDEQMNDAFFKLSGALALAIVLVYMVMAGQFESFLYPFIIMFSVPLTAIGIIFGLLISFQPLGVGSLVGMLILTGIVVNNAIVLVDYINKLRETGMGTREAILEAGPIRLRPILMTALTTILGLVPLSFGFGEGTEIQQPMAIVIVFGLSVATFITLVFIPVVYYLIDLRRQQRLDKKLETNE; translated from the coding sequence ATGAATATTGCTAAGCTTTCCGTCTTTCGTCCAATTGCTATGGGGATGGTGATTATTTTCATCCTCATTATCGGAACAGTATCACTACGTAACATGCCAGTTGATCTGTTTCCTGATCTAACTTTCCCTGTGGCAGCCGTAACGGTTACATATGATGGTGCTGGTCCTGAAGAAGTTGAGAACTTACTAGCCTCCCCTCTTGAGAACGTGATGGGAACCCTACCGAATGTCGAAAGTATATCGTCCGTCTCACAAAATGGTGGTGCACTGATCCTCGTTTCATTCGAATGGGGAACAGATATGGATTTTGCTACGTTAAATATGAGGGAACAAATTGATGCAGTTAGAGACTCTCTCCCTTCTGAAGTACCAATTCCTAAAGTATTGCGTTTTAATCCAAGTGATATTCCTATCATGCAACTTGGAGTGGCTGGATCGGAGGAAGATCTTACTGCAGTAAAAAAAGTAATTGAAGATCAAATTAAACCTTCACTTGACTCAGTACCAGGGGTTGCAGCTGTTACGATTGAAGGTCAGCTAGAGAAGGAGATTAGATTAACTGCTGATCCAGATAAATTAAGTCAATATGGCGTCACCCTTACAAACTTACAGCAGCTCATTGGATCAGAAAATCTTAACTTACCAAGCGGATCTATTGAAACAGAGAATAAAAACCTGCCTCTTCGCGTAACAGGAGAGTTTAAATCCGTTGATGATTTGAAAAACTTATCCGTTCCAACACAGAATGGTACCGTCAAGCTTAATCAGCTCGTTGAAATCGAAGAAATGATGAAACCTGCCGTTCAAGAAAGTTTCTTAAATGGTGAGCCGGCGATTGGTTTTTCAATCCAAAAGCAATCTGGAGCAAACACCGTTCAAGTAGTGAAGCAAATTAATGAGAAGCTTGAAGAAATTCAGCCTTCCCTACCAGAAAGCATGGAAATTAAAACCGTATTCGACCAGGCGAAATTTATTAATCAGTCAATCCGTGCTGTTGTATGGAATATTATTATTGGAAGTCTTTTAGCTGCTGCCGTTCTATATCTGTTCTTACGCAATATTCGCAGTACGCTAATTATTGGTTTATCCATACCTATTTCTATCGTAGGTGCATTTATTTTAATGTATTTCTCAGGTCAAACCATCAACCTCCTAACACTAGGCGGCCTCGCGCTCGGAGTTGGAATGATGGTAGACAACTCTATTGTTATTCTAGAAAACATTTACCGACTAAGGCAGGAAGGTAAATCACTTAAAGAAGCGGCAGTAGATGGTACGAAAGAAGTTGGTAGTGCAATCATTGCATCTACACTCACTACAGTTGTCGTTTTCTTACCAATTGTGTTTGTTACTGGGCTCGCTGCCCAGCTCTTTAAACCATTAGCGCTTGCTGTTACCTTCTCACTATTAGCGTCACTATTTACAGCACTTATTATTGTGCCATTGTTATCATCTCTTCTGATGAACCGAAACGAATCGAAATCGATTTTTCAACTTAAATTTGATCGGGTTAATAATTGGTATCGTCGAGTATTAGATAAAACACTGTCTCATCCTAAAAAAACAATCGGCTTTACCGTTCTGCTCCTTGCTATTTCAGCAGCTGGAACGCCTTTTATTGGGACAGAATTCCTTCCTGCACAGGATCAGAGCTTTGTGAATATATCAGCGAACCTTCCTGCAGGAAGCTCTCTTGACGCCACTGAAACCGTCACAGAGGAAATTGATAACGTCTTAAAGTCGATTCCTGAAGTTGATCTATCCTATTTAACAGCTGGAGGAACCGACAACTTTAGTGTTGGAGCTGGCAGTCAAACGAACCGGGCTAGCTACAGCGTTCTGCTCGTTCCAATCAATGAGCGAGATCAATCTGACTTAGAAGTAGCTGAAGATATACGAAAGAAGCTTAAAGGTATACCGAACGCCGATATTTCTGTATCTGCCAGTGATTCTGGATTTAGCGCTGATCCTATTTCAATTAACATCATCGGACCTGAGCTTGATGTTTTGAAAGAACTTTCGGATGATGTGATGGAGAGCTTATCAGAAGTCGATGGGGTAAGAGAACCAACTTCGAGTATCGAATCCAATAATCCAGAAGTTCAAATTCTAATCGATCGTGAGAAGGCTGCGAGCTATGGAATAGGTAGCTCACAAATTTCAACAACGATTTCTAATGCCACAAAAGGACTTGTAGCAAGCAATCTTGCAAGAGATGGCAATCAATTAGATATTCGCTTAGCAGTTGAAGATAAATATACAGATTCCCTTGATTCTCTATCTAGCCTATTAATCGAGACTCAAACTGGGGAAAAAATCCCCCTTTCTGCTGTTGCCGAAATTAAACGGGGTCTTGGTCCGTCGGAAATTACACGTTCGGATCGATTAAGACAAGTAGAAGTAACAGCGAGTCTATTGGGTCGAGATCTTGGAACGGTAACAGATGAAATTCGCGAAAAACTAGTCAAAGACGTTCCGCTCCCTGGTAATTCATATAAAATTACTTTTGGTGGACAAGATGAACAAATGAATGATGCTTTCTTTAAATTGTCAGGCGCTCTTGCTCTTGCCATTGTTCTTGTTTATATGGTTATGGCAGGACAGTTTGAATCGTTTCTCTATCCATTTATCATTATGTTCTCTGTTCCGCTTACAGCAATCGGGATTATATTTGGCCTACTTATTTCCTTCCAGCCTCTTGGAGTAGGTTCGCTCGTTGGTATGCTCATTTTAACGGGAATTGTAGTCAATAATGCGATTGTTCTCGTTGATTATATTAATAAGCTTCGTGAAACAGGGATGGGAACTCGTGAAGCGATTTTAGAAGCAGGACCCATTCGCTTAAGACCGATTTTAATGACAGCTTTAACGACGATTCTAGGTCTAGTTCCTTTATCATTCGGGTTTGGTGAAGGTACAGAAATTCAGCAACCGATGGCCATCGTCATCGTATTCGGATTGAGTGTAGCAACGTTTATAACATTAGTATTTATTCCTGTTGTTTATTACTTGATTGATCTACGTCGTCAGCAACGATTGGATAAAAAATTAGAAACAAATGAATAG
- a CDS encoding putative glycoside hydrolase: MRIFNVGLKGLLATVLLFSAFGQSVQADEALSATNLKGIETEKKELTLPDRLPRFVYDSGLDFEYPDAVRGIYVTGNSAGGSRFSKLTKFVNSTDLNAMVIDIKDDFGNLTYEPKKDSPLAEYEIGKPYMKDPRKVLEEMEKNEIYPIARVVVFKDTVLAEARPELSYKEGGSIWKNGRGEAFVNPFKEEVWDYNVEIAIEAAKMGFKEIQFDYVRFPEGFETREDTLEYSMGKYADMDMDNVQKRVEAVTDFVAYANSKLEQYDVDVSVDIFGYSATIPEAPGIGQNFSKISSNVDVISSMIYPSHWGSYFGISKPDLEPYNLINEYAKVENEVLGKLDDAPTSRPWIQDFTASYLGSGNYLNYGKAEVEAQIKALKDNGINEYLLWDASNSYTKNVDYTP; encoded by the coding sequence GTGCGTATTTTTAATGTGGGGTTGAAAGGCCTGCTCGCGACAGTTTTGCTTTTTTCTGCTTTTGGGCAATCGGTACAAGCAGATGAAGCATTATCAGCGACAAATCTTAAAGGGATTGAGACAGAAAAAAAAGAACTAACGTTACCAGATCGACTACCAAGATTCGTTTATGATTCTGGTCTTGATTTCGAATATCCTGATGCAGTTCGAGGTATTTACGTAACAGGAAATTCTGCAGGTGGAAGTCGATTCAGCAAGCTCACAAAATTTGTGAACTCAACAGACTTAAATGCAATGGTCATCGATATTAAAGATGATTTTGGAAATCTTACATATGAACCAAAGAAGGATTCTCCATTAGCAGAGTATGAGATTGGCAAACCTTATATGAAAGATCCTCGCAAGGTTTTAGAAGAGATGGAGAAAAACGAGATCTATCCAATCGCGCGAGTAGTTGTATTTAAAGATACAGTGCTTGCAGAAGCAAGACCAGAGCTTTCATACAAAGAAGGTGGCTCTATCTGGAAAAACGGACGTGGAGAAGCATTCGTAAACCCATTTAAGGAAGAGGTATGGGATTACAATGTTGAAATTGCGATAGAAGCAGCTAAAATGGGCTTCAAAGAAATTCAATTTGATTACGTCCGTTTCCCAGAAGGATTTGAAACACGTGAAGACACATTAGAATATTCGATGGGCAAATATGCTGATATGGATATGGACAATGTTCAAAAACGTGTTGAGGCTGTAACGGACTTTGTAGCATATGCGAATTCAAAACTTGAGCAGTATGATGTTGATGTATCGGTTGATATTTTTGGTTATTCAGCAACGATTCCTGAAGCGCCTGGTATCGGGCAGAATTTCTCTAAAATTTCTAGTAACGTTGATGTTATTTCATCTATGATTTATCCAAGTCACTGGGGATCCTATTTTGGAATTTCAAAGCCTGATCTGGAACCGTATAACTTAATAAATGAGTATGCAAAAGTAGAGAATGAAGTATTAGGCAAGTTGGATGATGCTCCTACAAGTCGTCCATGGATTCAGGATTTCACTGCAAGTTATCTTGGCAGTGGGAATTACTTGAATTACGGAAAGGCGGAAGTAGAAGCTCAAATTAAAGCCTTGAAAGATAACGGTATTAATGAATATCTACTTTGGGACGCAAGCAATAGTTATACAAAGAATGTCGACTATACACCGTGA
- the opp3C gene encoding oligopeptide ABC transporter permease — MKQEKLHDISDDMFQPAKIDSSENEQIARESTGFWKDAWRRLKKNPGAITGLIIIVAIILLAIFGPGMNEHSYSEQELTRAKLPAKVPVLENIDFLGVNGVDIRGTDQYEAKGYEDEYFWFGTDEFGRDQWTRVWQGTRISLFIAAAAAFIDFVIGVAYGGISAYYGGRVDNILQRIIEVLVGIPNLILIILFILIFEPGIFSIILALSVTGWIGMSRIVRGQVLKLKTQEFVLASRTLGATSGRVIGKHLIPNVLGQIIITTMFTIPSAIFFEAFLSFIGLGLRPPEASLGSIINNGFKSLQIYPHLVLWPSIIISLIMIAFNLLGDGLRDAFDPKLRK; from the coding sequence ATGAAACAAGAAAAGCTACATGATATCTCAGACGACATGTTTCAACCCGCTAAAATTGATTCTTCTGAAAATGAACAAATAGCACGTGAAAGTACAGGGTTCTGGAAAGATGCATGGAGAAGATTAAAAAAGAATCCAGGGGCTATTACTGGACTCATTATTATCGTTGCCATTATTCTATTGGCAATTTTCGGACCTGGAATGAATGAACACTCATATTCTGAACAGGAATTAACAAGAGCTAAGCTTCCTGCAAAAGTTCCTGTGCTAGAAAATATTGATTTTCTAGGAGTTAACGGAGTTGATATCCGCGGAACAGATCAGTATGAAGCTAAAGGCTATGAAGACGAATACTTCTGGTTCGGTACGGATGAATTCGGCCGAGATCAGTGGACGCGTGTTTGGCAAGGAACGCGAATTTCCCTATTTATTGCTGCAGCAGCAGCCTTTATTGATTTTGTAATTGGTGTCGCTTATGGTGGTATTTCTGCCTATTATGGTGGCCGAGTTGATAACATTCTTCAGCGTATTATTGAAGTTTTAGTAGGTATTCCAAATCTAATATTAATTATTCTATTTATTTTAATATTTGAGCCTGGAATATTCTCAATTATCCTCGCACTTTCGGTGACAGGGTGGATAGGAATGTCGCGTATTGTTCGAGGCCAGGTTTTAAAACTTAAAACCCAAGAGTTCGTTCTTGCTTCTCGTACATTGGGAGCTACAAGCGGACGAGTAATTGGGAAACATTTAATTCCAAACGTACTAGGACAAATTATCATTACAACGATGTTTACAATTCCAAGTGCAATTTTCTTCGAAGCGTTCCTAAGCTTTATCGGTCTTGGACTACGACCGCCGGAAGCTTCACTTGGTTCTATCATTAACAATGGATTTAAGAGTCTACAAATTTATCCGCATCTTGTGCTATGGCCATCAATTATCATTTCATTGATTATGATTGCCTTTAACCTTCTTGGTGACGGCCTTCGAGATGCATTTGATCCAAAGCTACGTAAATAG
- a CDS encoding ABC transporter ATP-binding protein: MEKILEVNDLHVSFDTFAGEVQAVRGVNFHLNKGETLAIVGESGSGKSVTSKAVMRLIPNPPGRIKEGEIKFGDRDLAQLSEKEMQKIRGSEISMIFQDPMTSLNPTMTIGKQIMEGLVKHQNMSKSEAKERAIELLKLVGIPNAEGRVNEFPHQFSGGMRQRVVIAIALACNPRVLIADEPTTALDVTIQAQILELLNDLQEKMGTSIIFITHDLGVVANIADRVAVMYAGKIVETGTVDEIFYNPQHPYTWGLLGSMPSLDSTDEELIAIPGSPPDLLDPPKGDAFAPRNPYAMKIDTEMEPPLFKISDTHYAATWLLHEKAPKVEPPAAIKKRMQGMAPSEPIIGAKDGGKNV; the protein is encoded by the coding sequence ATGGAAAAGATTCTAGAAGTGAATGATTTGCACGTCTCCTTTGATACGTTTGCTGGAGAAGTACAAGCCGTTCGTGGAGTAAACTTCCATTTAAATAAAGGTGAAACATTAGCAATTGTTGGTGAGTCTGGATCAGGGAAATCCGTTACATCAAAAGCGGTTATGCGTTTGATTCCAAACCCACCAGGACGTATCAAAGAAGGTGAGATTAAGTTCGGTGATCGTGACTTAGCTCAGCTTTCCGAAAAGGAAATGCAAAAAATTCGTGGATCTGAAATCTCAATGATTTTCCAAGATCCAATGACTTCACTTAACCCGACCATGACTATCGGGAAGCAAATCATGGAAGGTCTAGTGAAGCACCAAAATATGAGTAAATCAGAAGCGAAGGAACGTGCGATTGAGCTTTTGAAACTTGTTGGTATTCCGAATGCAGAGGGAAGAGTAAATGAATTTCCACACCAATTTTCAGGTGGTATGAGACAGCGTGTAGTTATTGCCATTGCTCTTGCCTGTAACCCTCGTGTTCTTATTGCAGATGAGCCGACCACAGCTCTGGATGTTACAATTCAGGCTCAGATTCTTGAGCTACTAAATGATCTACAAGAAAAAATGGGTACGTCGATTATCTTTATTACTCACGATCTTGGGGTTGTAGCTAATATCGCAGATCGCGTAGCGGTTATGTATGCAGGTAAAATTGTTGAAACTGGAACGGTAGATGAAATATTCTACAACCCTCAGCATCCTTACACTTGGGGACTTCTTGGTTCCATGCCAAGCCTAGACTCAACGGATGAAGAGCTTATTGCTATTCCAGGGTCACCGCCAGATTTACTTGATCCACCTAAAGGTGACGCATTTGCTCCGCGTAATCCATACGCAATGAAGATTGATACAGAAATGGAGCCGCCTTTGTTTAAGATCTCAGATACGCATTATGCTGCAACGTGGCTATTGCACGAGAAAGCACCTAAAGTAGAACCGCCTGCAGCAATTAAAAAACGTATGCAGGGAATGGCTCCAAGTGAGCCGATCATTGGCGCGAAAGATGGTGGTAAGAATGTCTAG